In Elusimicrobiota bacterium, the following are encoded in one genomic region:
- a CDS encoding trypsin-like peptidase domain-containing protein: MKILLLVLLSWRPAAASLSKEDLIEKSEKAVVKLEGWPSGHGTGFIIDADGLIVTNAHVAEEAKPDFLDAKVGDIRERTRPSSYEMTVSYEMTVVFADGRKGLAALVLAKGHGDRRDLALLRLKGEKKNWPAFEPLELDKRPAPRKGEDVIALGNPKRFDFSASLGIVSGILRKCGVKERYHTCVQITAVVNSGNSGGPLISASENQEARGKVIGVNTWMAYPETTQGLFLAIGAPDVWLALDQYRKVRNLDNAKIGAFVRPVAKDPSKKDSPSGLAVWQVEPGGPADDKLKPGDFILKVNGKALPEDPKEAQLYFIRAIRNLAPGDEVRLVISRGGKMLEVNLQAGKDEPLPKDIEFTSEALPRGV, from the coding sequence ATGAAAATTCTCCTTCTAGTTCTGCTTTCTTGGCGCCCCGCCGCCGCCTCGCTATCGAAGGAAGATTTGATAGAAAAGTCCGAGAAGGCCGTTGTCAAACTGGAGGGCTGGCCCTCGGGCCATGGCACCGGCTTCATCATAGACGCCGACGGGTTGATCGTCACCAACGCCCATGTGGCCGAGGAGGCCAAACCGGATTTCTTGGACGCGAAAGTCGGCGACATCAGGGAGCGCACTCGGCCCTCTTCGTATGAAATGACCGTTTCATATGAAATGACCGTGGTTTTCGCGGACGGCCGCAAGGGGCTGGCGGCTTTGGTGCTCGCCAAGGGCCATGGGGACAGGCGGGATTTGGCTCTTCTCCGGCTCAAGGGGGAGAAAAAAAATTGGCCCGCCTTCGAGCCCCTGGAGCTCGACAAAAGGCCGGCTCCGCGCAAGGGGGAAGACGTCATCGCTCTCGGAAACCCCAAGAGATTCGATTTTTCGGCGAGCCTGGGCATCGTCAGCGGGATTCTGCGCAAATGCGGGGTCAAAGAGCGGTATCACACCTGCGTTCAGATCACGGCGGTCGTCAATTCGGGCAACTCCGGAGGGCCCCTGATTTCCGCGTCGGAAAATCAAGAAGCCAGGGGCAAGGTCATCGGCGTGAACACCTGGATGGCTTATCCAGAAACGACCCAGGGGCTGTTTTTGGCGATCGGGGCTCCCGACGTTTGGCTGGCCCTGGACCAATATAGGAAGGTGCGGAACTTGGACAACGCCAAGATCGGGGCCTTCGTGCGTCCGGTTGCAAAAGACCCAAGCAAGAAGGACTCGCCCTCGGGGTTGGCCGTTTGGCAAGTGGAACCCGGAGGGCCGGCGGACGACAAGCTCAAGCCGGGGGACTTCATTCTGAAGGTTAACGGGAAGGCCTTGCCCGAGGATCCCAAGGAGGCCCAGCTGTATTTCATCAGGGCCATACGGAATCTGGCTCCCGGCGACGAGGTGAGACTCGTCATCTCCCGGGGCGGGAAAATGCTGGAGGTAAATCTCCAGGCCGGCAAGGACGAGCCCCTGCCCAAGGACATCGAATTCACCTCCGAGGCTTTGCCTCGGGGAGTATAA
- a CDS encoding rhodanese-like domain-containing protein has translation MPATMTEQTAAEYFKSKLRFETTPHQLKADLEKGGVHVIDVRDRESYQEEHIPGAQNIPLEELSGNLRNLPKDKTMVTYCWNLTCALATKAALQLAEKGYKVQELVGGIEEWKKKDFPVERKAS, from the coding sequence ATGCCTGCCACGATGACGGAGCAGACCGCCGCGGAGTACTTCAAGAGCAAGCTTCGGTTCGAGACCACGCCGCATCAGTTGAAGGCCGACCTTGAAAAAGGAGGGGTGCATGTCATCGACGTGCGCGACCGGGAGTCCTACCAAGAGGAGCATATCCCCGGGGCCCAGAACATCCCGCTCGAGGAGTTGAGCGGAAACCTGAGGAATCTCCCCAAGGACAAGACCATGGTGACTTACTGCTGGAACCTCACCTGCGCCTTGGCCACCAAGGCCGCCCTGCAATTGGCCGAGAAAGGCTACAAGGTCCAGGAGCTCGTGGGCGGGATCGAGGAATGGAAGAAGAAGGACTTTCCCGTGGAGCGCAAGGCGTCTTAA
- a CDS encoding tyrosine-protein phosphatase → MKNFPTLALALICLAYPAPSRAALDGEAPLARASEQAGQLARKAREPLPNFHAVSEGLYRSGQPSREGLEKAKDLGIKTILILKPQVEPERRDALGLGFAVENIPMSPARAPSFQEMDHALDIAADPLKRPLLVHCSLGRDRTGFVVAAQRVTAQGWDIEKAVLEAKSHGCCFFPFGDLAAYLKQYLEHRSQGPSP, encoded by the coding sequence ATGAAGAACTTTCCCACTTTGGCCTTGGCATTGATCTGCCTGGCTTATCCCGCTCCGTCCCGGGCCGCGCTGGACGGCGAGGCGCCCTTGGCGCGGGCCTCGGAACAGGCCGGGCAATTGGCGCGCAAGGCCCGCGAGCCCCTTCCCAATTTTCACGCCGTCTCGGAGGGGCTCTACCGCTCGGGCCAGCCGAGCCGAGAGGGCCTTGAAAAAGCCAAGGACCTTGGCATCAAGACCATCCTAATCCTAAAGCCCCAGGTCGAGCCGGAGCGTCGGGACGCTTTGGGGCTTGGCTTCGCCGTCGAGAATATCCCCATGTCGCCGGCGCGAGCCCCCTCCTTCCAGGAGATGGACCACGCCTTGGACATCGCCGCCGACCCCCTGAAGCGGCCCCTTCTTGTACATTGCTCCTTGGGGCGGGACCGCACCGGCTTTGTGGTGGCCGCCCAAAGGGTGACGGCGCAGGGCTGGGACATAGAGAAAGCGGTGCTCGAGGCCAAGTCCCACGGGTGCTGCTTTTTCCCCTTCGGGGACTTGGCGGCCTATCTCAAGCAATACCTCGAGCACCGCTCCCAGGGGCCGAGCCCTTAA